TTTGCTCTGGCACCGGCGCAAGAGCCTGGCTTCCGGAACAGTAGTCGAGGCGGGCGTCTGGTTACGGCAAAGCTCACCCTTAACGCCGATAGTCTGATTGCGGGCGGCAGATCAGAGACCGGAACCAGCGACAGAGGAGATTATCCTGCCGCTGCTCCAGCAGAACCGGCGGATTTTGCGGACAGAGCGACAAGCCTGCAACAGCAGAGCCCGCCGCAGTTCCGCAAGGCTGGAGGAACGGGTGAAACGGGAAGACATGGCTCGAAACTTCGGATCCGGTTCTGGCGGAGCTTGGTGCACTACTTCTTGTTTGTCCGCAAAGGATGATCTTGCGGTCCCTGCCATCGGAAGAAAGGTACCCGAACCTGCCTTGTTGCTGGATCTCGTCCCTCCGTCCGGGCATCGCCCGCCAAACCATGTAGCCATAAAACAACCAGCCAGGTTGTGAAGACCCTGCGGTTCGCGACTGCACTTTCCAGACCGCCACCCCGGTTCGGAGCTGGATAGCGCTGACCGCCTCTATCTCAGAGCACTGCCATCTCCGGGACATTCTCTGCCCGAGGCCCAGACCGGCAGCTCGTGGATGACAGCGCCTCTTGATCAGTTTTTAATTTTGGTGCTGGATTAATGCTGAGGGATATCATTGATTAATTTATTAAACCATCCGGTGGTCAATACAAAGCCGCCCGCCTGGCATTCCGAATGCCTCTGGAATGCTTCCAGGAAGGAAAACTGGCTTGGGAAGCAGGCAGACCTTAAAGCCGGCAGAACCGATTTGCGTTTGATTAAAAGTTTATTAAGATCTTTCCAACTGCCGACCGGTTTCCTCGCGCCACTTTGTGGAGCTGCCGGATTATGTGACTCTGGCCGGGGGGGCCTGCAGTCTGGTAGGGGCCTGGGCGGCGGTCAGGCAGCAGTTCAAACTGGCAGCTCTGTTATTGGTAGGGGCGGTGTTGTGCGATTATCTGGACGGCAAGGTGGCCCGGGTCCGCGGCCGGCGCCATCAGGAGTTCGGCAAGGCCCTGGACACAGTAGTGGACGCGGTATCTTTTGCGGCGGTGCCGGTAGTTTTCGGCTATTGCCTGGGATTGCAGCATCCCCTGCAGGTGCTGGTGCTTCTCATCTTTGCCGGGGCAGCG
Above is a window of candidate division WOR-3 bacterium DNA encoding:
- a CDS encoding CDP-alcohol phosphatidyltransferase family protein, with the protein product MELPDYVTLAGGACSLVGAWAAVRQQFKLAALLLVGAVLCDYLDGKVARVRGRRHQEFGKALDTVVDAVSFAAVPVVFGYCLGLQHPLQVLVLLIFAGAAVLRLARFTVLPADPRAFIGMPVTYNNLILPGAYLLVAVRLPPPWDATLLTGLYLLCAYLMA